In Colletotrichum higginsianum IMI 349063 chromosome 1, whole genome shotgun sequence, one genomic interval encodes:
- a CDS encoding Glycoprotease family protein yields the protein MSSYRVPESQRKTREHRPHDDRDDWEDEDVVTPIMDDDQVLIMDKTAAPSPLKLNKPASTRLSQPRYSVQKLKRLKSRQRQKAQNAKAGIKVVTDMTTLQQQQTAQQNRNPDLQQPKFVDAAALRALEGSPNSASVGNWNWLKKKTDHVGKSPQSASRSPLEQDLSPNDRPIVIGIALPPDMADREISPQTAVLKTPHDLPPGYANKHSVTSKPDTVTPLTPSQQRSVWSPDTPDTTSPFQSPHRSSSIYSQATGLGVRVARDAPPVPSVPSTYKQPERVVSVVLKDNEEEDNDGGSPCTLFEEDGAAASNCRRSTKTKEVAKSPDSAATQTRGWWDHITTPFLERKSPVVQNNSESQPVKAAEHGDYGSEKDTNMPAYKPRDSGPGIIKPSQIQPTTIQRPGLPASPKPSARNFQTPIVKIPTPRRTPSPLMDRRDPSPTASSRSATPRLQVQSEKVSLAEPSPAISEQPPPYSPPQQQKAVRYRAVFPTGHPLQALYPPSPGPISPAINGTMSSQGGIKMTDIPLTPSTGGNGFAPSTQVRLPERLAGTFIPGEHFLEASGNGHRVERERRRHEREEMTARKIGGFWRGRWCIPASGCYGRSGREGRKRRRVCLGVCGVGLALSILTIVLCITLIPRNNNSAQVDSIFVNLTDFPPMPTGVLSVVGPDNTAAVTGCSSPSTVWSCALPKEEHNSVAPYRANQPTFIMHIQWDNDTRNLWHVPNGELPRPGSSSQKRGSSFGGIISRARSYIRRQGSAFSPSPTPPAFEELYFLGNTTDGIESAEKAGEPTPFYLSVLKSGNESVGSSALDRRQNLEEPSGDISISLPPPDLEGDGTGAPAQLFPHVSQQPVRLYDRGLPTEHYGFYNYFKRTIYLKSVTTPNGTEDESNVPLDTNGGSRRSEAKFLVTWSQTRFLVQIWTRSTNSTQLLASNDGERPGTMPYPVTVKMDTHGGRSGEKFVWHWSVNDRQGIDTANPKLLPNDIGFGGAMVNPRKDRDASFGGFDGGTDDLAFTLQQDCDNNKITKQDTEGKRKLDWETDWETKGRIFQDKTGRKLPKIATPLWLNSAPVGLSDRL from the exons ATGTCCTCATACAGGGTCCCAGAGTCGCAGCGGAAGACGCGGGAGCATCGGCCACACGATGACAGAGATGACtgggaggatgaggatgtgGTCACACCcatcatggacgacgaccaagTGCTCATCATGGACAAGACGGCCGCGCCCAGCCCACTGAAGCTGAACAAGCCCGCATCGACGAGACTTTCCCAGCCTCGATACTCTGTCCAAAAACTGAAGCGTTTGAAATCACGCCAACGACAAAAGGCACAAAACGCAAAGGCCGGTATCAAAGTGGTGACGGACATGACGACGctgcaacaacaacaaaccGCCCAACAGAACCGGAACCCCGACTTGCAACAGCCTAAAttcgtcgatgccgccgccctcagAGCTCTCGAGGGATCGCCCAACTCTGCTTCAGTCGGCAACTGGAATtggctgaagaagaagaccgaCCACGTTGGCAAGTCCCCTCAAAGCGCCAGCCGCAGCCCGCTCGAGCAAGACCTGTCCCCCAACGACCGCCCAATCGTCATCGGAATCGCATTACCACCAGACATGGCCGACCGGGAAATCAGCCCCCAGACAGCCGTTCTAAAGACGCCTCATGACTTGCCGCCCGGATATGCCAACAAACATTCGGTGACAAGCAAACCAGACACCGTCACACCCTTGACTCCCTCGCAGCAAAGATCAGTCTGGAGTCCCGACACACCCGACACcacatcccctttccagtCTCCGCACCGCTCATCCAGTATCTACTCCCAAGCCACTGGTCTCGGGGTCCGCGTCGCCCGTGATGCTCCCCCAGTTCCCTCTGTACCCTCCACTTATAAACAGCCGGAGAGAGTGGTCAGTGTTGTTCTGAAGGAtaatgaagaagaagacaacGACGGAGGCAGCCCGTGCACATTGTTCGAAGAAGACGGAGCGGCGGCCTCGAACTGCCGAAGGTCAACAAAGACCAAGGAGGTAGCAAAGAGTCCGGACAGCGCAGCTACTCAGACACGTGGTTGGTGGGATCACATCACAACGCCCTTTCTTGAGAGGAAGAGTCCCGTTGTTCAGAACAACTCTGAGTCGCAGCCAGTCAAAGCAGCAGAGCATGGTGACTATGGTAGCGAAAAGGATACAAACATGCCCGCCTACAAACCCAGAGACTCCGGGCCTGGGATTATCAAGCCATCGCAGATTCAACCCACCACCATACAGAGACCCGGTCTTCCGGCATCACCTAAACCATCAGCACGCAATTTCCAGACGCCGATCGTCAAAATACCTACACCGAGGAGAACCCCATCACCATTAATGGACAGACGTGATCCATCCCCCACGGCCTCCTCTCGCTCAGCAACCCCGAGACTGCAAGTTCAGTCAGAGAAGGTCTCTCTCGCCGAGCCCAGCCCTGCTATTTCAGAGCAGCCACCCCCTtactcgccgccgcagcagcagaaaGCTGTCAGGTATCGGGCTGTCTTCCCTACAGGTCATCCCTTGCAAGCGCTCTACCCGCCGTCTCCGGGGCCAATCTCACCAGCTATCAACGGCACAATGAGCTCACAGGGCGGTATCAAAATGACCGATATTCCCTTGACACCATCAACTGGAGGCAATGGATTCGCTCCGAGCACACAGGTTCGTCTCCCGGAAAGACTCGCCGGCACGTTCATCCCCGGCGAGCATTTTCTTGAAGCATCAGGAAACGGTCATCGGGTCGAGCGCGAGCGCCGACGTCACGAGAGGGAGGAAATGACAGCTCGTAAAATCGGGGGCTTCTGGAGAGGTCGTTGGTGCATACCTGCAAGTGGCTGCTACGGTCGCAGTGGCCGCGAAGGCCGCAAGAGAAGACGTGTGTGCCTGGGAGTATGCGGAGTCGGTCTTGCACTGAGCATCCTTACCATCGTTCTCTGCATTACGCTCATCCCGCGCAACAATAACTCTGCGCAAGTTGACAGCATCTTTGTCAATCTGACCGACTTCCCTCCGATGCCTACTGGAGTTCTTTCAGTGGTAGGCCCGGACAACACCGCGGCCGTGACTGGTTGCAGCAGCCCTTCGACTGTTTGGAGCTGCGCGCTTCCCAAGGAAGAACACAATTCAGTGGCCCCCTATCGCGCCAATCAGCCGACATTTATCATGCATATCCAGTGGGACAACGACACTCGCAATCTGTGGCATGTACCTAACGGAGAGCTGCCTCGACCTGGCTCTAGTTCCCAGAAGCGGGGGTCGAGCTTTGGTGGAATCATCTCTAGAGCTAGATCATACATCCGGAGGCAAGGTTCAGCTTTCTCCCCGAGCCCAACCCCTCCCGCCTTCGAGGAACTATACTTTCTCGGAAATACGACGGATGGAATCGAGTCTGCCGAGAAGGCGGGCGAGCCAACGCCATTCTACCTCAGCGTCCTCAAATCTGGAAACGAATCAGTTGGATCCAGTGCCCTGGATAGACGTCAGAACTTGGAGGAGCCCTCAGGAGATATTTCCATCTCTCTACCTCCTCCAGACCTCGAAGGAGACGGCACCGGAGCCCCCGCTCAACTCTTTCCCCACGTCTCCCAGCAACCAGTCCGCCTCTACGACCGCGGACTACCGACCGAGCACTATGGCTTTTACAACTACTTCAAGCGCACCATCTACCTCAAGTCCGTCACCACACCTAACGGCACCGAAGACGAGAGCAACGTTCCCCTTGACACGAACGGTGGCTCTCGTCGCAGTGAGGCCAAGTTCCTCGTGACGTGGTCTCAGACGCGCTTTCTTGTGCAGATATGGACCCGCTCCACGAACAGTACGCAGCTCTTGGCCTCCAACGACGGCGAGAGACCTGGTACGATGCCCTACCCCGTTACCGTGAAGATGGACACCCACGGCGGTCGGTCGGGGGAGAAGTTTGTGTGGCACTGGTCCGTGAACGATCGTCAGGGAATCGACACGGCGAACCCCAAACTCCTACCCAACGATATTGGCTTTGGTGGCGCGATGGTGAACCCGCGCAAAGATAGGGACGCATCGTTCGGGGGGTTTGACGGTGGTACGG ATGACCTTGCCTTCACTCTTCAGCAAGATTGCGACAACAACAAGATCACAAAACAGGACACAGAAGGCAAACGAAAACTGGACTGGGAAACAGACTGGGAAACAAAGGGTCGAATATTCCAAGACAAAACTGGCCGAAAACTGCCAAAAATCGCCACGCCCCTTTGGTTAAACAGCGCACCCGTTGGACTTTCTGATCGTTTATGA
- a CDS encoding Galactosyl transferase GMA12/MNN10 family protein translates to MSLSRSPSPIPGGGWASPGLTINTSGRSSPSRGFSASNGASTPWETAKMRTAGMNGYPSFSTQNQGFFTRHMRRISSSLPRFNNQSPYADKEKPGRASWATRKVPLVGRIRSVFARMGRKMKLRLLILLLFSLAMVIFYNTPLVYHWRRHFGGGQKYVIILAANVGGGVMEWKGAREWAIERDSVRNKKKYANRWGYDLEIVDMSTKKRYAHEWRESWEKVDFIRSAFRKYPKAEWVWWLDLNTYVMELSYPLQNHIFNDLNKHVYRDINEFNPLNITHPFTDPYLDEESRSAIGDGKPESINLMLSQDCSGFNLGSFFVKRGNWADRMLDIWWDPVAYEQKHMEWEHKEQDALEQLYTTQPWIRKHTAFLPQRMINSFPPGACSENGNDTRIHYDQKDRDFVVNMAGCEWGRDCWGEMYNYRELSYYLNRNPWERFKEDLIAVLWFKLTGQKVKL, encoded by the exons ATGTCGCTCTCGCGCAGTCCGTCGCCCATACCCGGGGGCGGTTGGGCCAGCCCTGGCCTgaccatcaacaccagcgGCCGATCGAGTCCGAGCAGAGGTTTCTCAGCATCCAACGGCGCCTCCACGCCTTGGGAGACCGCCAAGATGAGAACCGCCGGCATGAATGGGTATCCGTCCTTTTCCACTCAGAACCAAGGCTTCTTCACACGACACATGCGCCGAATATCGAGCAGCCTGCCGCGATTCAACAATCAGAGTCCCTAtgccgacaaggagaagccGGGCCGGGCATCATGGGCGACACGGAAGGTTCCTCTGGTGGGAAGGATACGGAGCGTCTTCGCGCGCATGGGCAGGAAGATGAAGCTGCGCTTGCTGATTCTTCTCTTGTTCTCTCTGGCCATGGTCATATTCTACAATACTC CTCTGGTGTACCACTGGCGGAGACACTTTGGTGGAGGCCAAAAGTATGTTATTATATTGGCCGCCAACGTCGGGGGAGGTGTCATGGAATGGAAAGGCGCCCGTGAATGGGCCATCGAGCGGGATAGCGTACggaacaagaagaagtacGCCAATCGATGGGGGTACGATCTTGAGATCGTCGACATGAGCACCAAAAAGCGATATGCGCACGAATGGCGCGAGAGCTGGGAGAAGGTCGACTTTATTCGCTCCGCCTTCCGCAAGTATCCCAAGGCCGAATG GGTCTGGTGGCTCGACCTGAACACCTACGTAATGGAACTTTCGTACCCCTTGCAGAACCACATCTTCAACGACCTGAACAAGCACGTGTACCGCGATATCAATGAGTTCAACCCCCTGAACATCACTCACCCGTTCACCGACCCTTACCTGGACGAGGAGTCGCGAAGTGCCATCGGGGATGGGAAGCCCGAGTCCATCAACTTGATGCTCTCTCAGGACTGCTCGGGCTTCAACTTGGGCTCATTCTTCGTCAAAAGGGGTAATTGGGCTGACCGTATGCTCGACATTTGGTGGGACCCTGTCGCCTATGAGCAGAAGCACATGGAGTGGGAACACAAAGAACAAGACGCGCTGGAGCAATTGTACACGACTCAGCCGTGGATCCGCAAGCACACGGCGTTCCTTCCGCAACGGATGATCAACTCCTTCCCGCCCGGCGCTTGCTCCGAGAACGGCAATGATACCCGCATCCATTACGATCAGAAGGACCGGGACTTTGTCGTCAACATGGCAGGCTGCGAATGGGGCCGCGACTGCTGGGGCGAGATGTACAACTACCGCGAGCTCAGCTATTACCTGAACCGCAATCCATGGGAACGCTTCAAAGAGGATCTCATTGCCGTCCTCTGGTTCAAGCTCACCGGCCAGAAGGTCAAGCTATGA